From the Oceanicaulis alexandrii DSM 11625 genome, one window contains:
- the erpA gene encoding iron-sulfur cluster insertion protein ErpA, which produces MTTAANIADISLSDSAAAQINQIIKAQSDARYLRLSVEGGGCSGFSYKYDLTDTANDDDMRIERNGATVLIDPMSVEFLDGSIIDYVDELIGASFQIKNPNATAACGCGTSFSI; this is translated from the coding sequence ATGACCACAGCCGCCAACATCGCCGATATCTCGCTGTCGGACTCCGCAGCCGCCCAGATCAACCAGATCATCAAGGCGCAATCGGACGCCCGCTATCTGCGCCTGTCCGTGGAGGGCGGAGGCTGTTCGGGCTTTTCGTACAAATACGATCTGACCGACACCGCGAATGACGACGACATGCGCATCGAACGCAACGGCGCCACGGTATTGATAGACCCGATGAGCGTTGAGTTCCTGGACGGCTCGATCATTGACTATGTGGACGAGCTGATCGGCGCGAGCTTCCAGATCAAGAACCCCAACGCCACCGCCGCCTGCGGCTGCGGAACCAGCTTCTCGATCTGA
- a CDS encoding nitroreductase: protein MSLSVKDALHKRISTRAFLDTPVSEDELRAVLDDARFAASGGNLQPWKVVVVAGEARQRVIDAVSKKLAENPFDDEADFPVYPEKLWEPYRSRRYELGEDMYALMGVPREDKAARLNWLMQNYQFFGAPVGLFFVIDERMNPNQWAHLGMFMMSLALAAQERGLATCFQEAWTPHCKTVGEALGVESPDQVYCGMALGHADPDAPVNKLRAKRASVDEIARFEGF, encoded by the coding sequence ATGAGCCTTTCGGTCAAAGACGCGCTGCATAAGCGCATTTCCACGCGCGCCTTTCTCGACACGCCCGTGTCAGAGGATGAATTGCGCGCTGTGCTGGACGATGCGCGCTTTGCTGCATCAGGCGGCAATCTGCAGCCGTGGAAAGTGGTTGTCGTGGCCGGCGAAGCGCGTCAGCGCGTCATCGACGCCGTGTCCAAGAAACTGGCTGAAAACCCGTTCGACGATGAAGCCGACTTCCCCGTCTATCCTGAAAAACTGTGGGAGCCCTATCGCAGCCGCCGCTACGAGCTGGGCGAGGACATGTACGCGCTCATGGGCGTGCCGCGCGAGGACAAGGCCGCGCGACTGAACTGGCTGATGCAGAATTATCAGTTCTTCGGCGCGCCGGTGGGTTTGTTCTTTGTGATCGACGAACGGATGAACCCCAATCAATGGGCGCATCTGGGCATGTTCATGATGAGCCTCGCCCTCGCCGCGCAGGAACGCGGCCTCGCCACCTGTTTTCAGGAAGCCTGGACGCCCCATTGCAAAACCGTCGGCGAGGCGCTGGGCGTTGAAAGCCCCGACCAGGTCTATTGCGGCATGGCGCTGGGCCATGCCGACCCTGACGCGCCGGTCAACAAGCTGCGCGCCAAACGCGCCTCTGTGGACGAAATCGCCCGGTTTGAGGGGTTTTGA
- a CDS encoding helix-turn-helix domain-containing protein: protein MSILTGFMCVLLACFLVLAPNPRTLPNRFLAAFLILTAIELSGWLWVDASNQAHWANALRLALGKLQMPVFLGFFLASCYADFRLRARDALHLIPMAIALWLALPGDQLHLSTGETSSANLSPAEQTAFTVGSHLLYYGYMAMVIWVLVRFWALYRNQHAAGRSQTLLWLTQLAGASLFAHTLILLRDVLNLSPAHAVVLPLQLLGAVLALGITTWIALKSLLHPELFRDVDRRLLSLSPRSKEPQSPDLQRVLAYMETQTPYLDPDLNLARLSDQLAMTPREVSELLNQSHGVHFFDFINRYRVRHAQALLEAQDGQGVLQILHASGFNSKSSFNTAFKKHTGLTPSAYRKNFPTLQTA from the coding sequence ATGTCCATCCTGACCGGATTCATGTGCGTATTGCTGGCTTGCTTTCTGGTGCTGGCGCCCAATCCGAGAACCTTGCCGAACCGCTTTCTGGCGGCTTTCCTGATTCTCACCGCGATTGAGCTGAGCGGCTGGCTATGGGTGGACGCCAGCAATCAGGCGCATTGGGCGAACGCCCTGCGCCTGGCTCTGGGCAAGCTGCAAATGCCGGTGTTCCTCGGCTTCTTTCTGGCGTCCTGCTATGCCGACTTCCGGCTGAGAGCGCGTGACGCCCTGCATCTCATTCCCATGGCGATCGCTCTCTGGCTGGCGCTGCCCGGTGATCAACTGCATCTTAGCACCGGTGAGACTTCGAGCGCCAATCTCAGCCCCGCCGAGCAGACAGCCTTCACCGTCGGCTCTCACCTGCTCTATTACGGCTATATGGCCATGGTGATCTGGGTTCTGGTGCGCTTCTGGGCCCTGTATCGCAATCAGCATGCTGCCGGGCGGTCCCAGACTTTGCTCTGGCTGACCCAGTTGGCCGGCGCCTCGCTCTTCGCCCATACGCTGATCCTGCTGCGCGATGTGCTGAACCTCTCACCGGCCCATGCCGTGGTGCTGCCGCTCCAGCTTCTCGGCGCCGTGCTCGCACTGGGCATCACTACATGGATCGCCCTGAAGTCCTTGCTCCATCCTGAGCTGTTTCGTGATGTGGACCGACGCCTGCTGAGCCTCAGCCCGCGCTCAAAAGAGCCCCAGTCACCGGATTTGCAACGGGTGCTGGCCTATATGGAAACCCAGACACCCTATCTGGATCCCGACCTCAATCTGGCGCGGCTGTCAGATCAGCTGGCGATGACGCCGCGCGAAGTGTCTGAACTGTTGAACCAGTCACACGGGGTTCACTTCTTTGACTTCATCAATCGCTACCGGGTGCGCCATGCACAAGCGCTGCTGGAAGCGCAGGACGGACAGGGCGTCCTACAGATTCTGCACGCGTCCGGCTTCAATTCCAAATCGTCTTTCAACACCGCCTTCAAGAAACACACAGGTCTGACGCCCAGCGCTTACAGAAAGAATTTTCCAACTCTTCAAACTGCTTAG
- a CDS encoding serine hydrolase domain-containing protein: MVIQNAQFCLLGAALTLLTSACNASSETATVETIPPEIVQAEALIAPWETDDAPGLSIAISVNDEIVFARGAGLANLEHGIAITPDTAFQVASISKQFTAFSTLMLVSEGQIDLDADIRTYLPELSAHPRTVTVRHLLDHMGGLRELTSLSVMAGWMADDIRQRDRELELLSRQTGVNFPAGAEVEYSNTGYTLLSHIVARVSGQSFHDFTRERIFEPLGMTGTRFPESRNALIASRAASYYPTRDGFANVVAANETAGSTGLFTTAPDLLKWAENFETRTVGDDRVFELMAERASAENGDASVFAKGQELRVYNGLETWSHGGTDAGFRAFLLRIPSEDFELSVMSNRTDFDSAGLAFALADTFLGDSANFTADPEPDWSPATTAQLAAYAGDYEIQPGMIFTIAAGEDALLFGPLGASADELQPLPQIAERAFMLNPAADISLVFAEPEDGASPYFDYTIGLHGSLKAPRVELAPFDAASVTLTEFAGVYESEELATAYTVTASDDGLMITHPRTGSFQAAAYQHDTFSSFSGAMRKLAFIRNQQGEITGFYGSAPLVDRVAFTRRDR; encoded by the coding sequence ATGGTCATTCAAAACGCTCAATTCTGCCTGCTCGGCGCTGCGCTGACACTGCTCACAAGCGCCTGCAACGCATCATCTGAAACCGCCACAGTCGAAACCATCCCGCCTGAAATCGTCCAGGCGGAAGCGCTGATCGCGCCCTGGGAGACTGATGACGCTCCGGGCCTGTCGATCGCCATATCGGTCAATGACGAGATTGTCTTTGCGCGGGGCGCTGGCCTCGCCAATCTCGAACATGGCATCGCCATCACACCAGACACCGCCTTCCAGGTGGCTTCGATCTCAAAACAATTCACGGCCTTCAGCACGCTGATGCTCGTCTCGGAGGGGCAGATCGATCTGGACGCCGACATCCGCACCTATCTGCCCGAGCTCTCCGCTCATCCGCGGACCGTCACCGTGCGGCATCTGCTCGATCACATGGGCGGGCTTCGCGAGCTGACCTCGCTGAGCGTTATGGCGGGCTGGATGGCGGATGATATCCGCCAGCGCGACCGGGAGCTGGAACTGCTGAGCCGTCAAACGGGCGTGAACTTCCCCGCCGGCGCCGAAGTCGAATACAGCAATACCGGATATACCCTGCTCAGCCATATCGTGGCGCGCGTTTCAGGCCAGTCTTTCCACGACTTCACCCGGGAGCGAATCTTTGAACCGCTGGGCATGACGGGCACCCGCTTTCCGGAAAGCCGAAATGCGCTCATCGCTTCACGCGCAGCGTCCTACTATCCGACCCGCGACGGCTTCGCGAACGTGGTCGCCGCCAATGAAACCGCGGGATCGACCGGGCTGTTCACGACGGCGCCGGACCTTCTGAAATGGGCGGAGAATTTCGAGACCCGCACAGTGGGGGACGACCGTGTCTTCGAGCTGATGGCCGAGCGCGCCTCCGCTGAAAATGGCGACGCGTCCGTCTTCGCGAAGGGACAGGAATTGCGCGTCTATAATGGTCTTGAGACCTGGTCGCATGGCGGAACGGATGCGGGCTTCCGCGCCTTCCTGTTGCGCATTCCGAGCGAAGATTTCGAGCTCAGCGTGATGAGCAACCGGACCGATTTCGACAGCGCCGGGCTGGCGTTCGCGCTTGCTGACACCTTTCTCGGCGACAGCGCCAATTTCACCGCTGATCCAGAGCCGGACTGGTCTCCCGCCACGACGGCGCAACTGGCGGCCTATGCCGGGGATTATGAGATCCAGCCTGGCATGATCTTTACAATTGCTGCTGGTGAAGACGCGTTGCTGTTCGGCCCACTCGGCGCATCCGCGGACGAGCTGCAGCCCCTCCCGCAAATCGCCGAGCGCGCCTTCATGCTGAATCCTGCGGCAGACATCTCACTGGTGTTCGCCGAACCTGAAGACGGCGCCTCGCCTTATTTCGACTACACGATCGGGCTTCACGGATCATTGAAAGCGCCACGTGTTGAACTGGCCCCGTTTGACGCCGCGAGCGTCACTCTGACCGAGTTTGCAGGCGTTTATGAAAGCGAGGAGCTCGCCACCGCCTACACGGTCACAGCGTCAGATGACGGCCTGATGATCACTCACCCCCGGACCGGGAGTTTTCAGGCTGCTGCGTATCAGCACGATACCTTCTCCTCCTTCAGCGGCGCCATGCGGAAACTGGCATTCATCCGCAATCAGCAGGGGGAAATCACCGGGTTTTATGGCTCCGCGCCCCTTGTTGATCGCGTCGCGTTTACCCGTCGCGATCGCTAG
- the xth gene encoding exodeoxyribonuclease III: MTLSVATWNVNSIKARLPNVLDWLKEAKPDVACLQEIKTVDEGFPRLEIEELGYNVETVGQKTYNGVALLSKRPIEEISQRALPGDEEDEQARYIEAVISADHGPVRVASIYLPNGNPAPGPKYEYKLNWMKRLKAHAKSLLALEEPVILAGDYNLIPRDSDVHDAAAWEGDALIRPESRDAFAEILWLGYSEAFMQADGRAHQYTFWDYQAGAWQRSNGIRIDHLLLSPQSADTLKSVEIAKDVRGKEKASDHVPFIGVFEL, from the coding sequence ATGACCTTGTCCGTCGCCACATGGAACGTCAACTCGATCAAGGCGCGCCTGCCCAATGTGCTGGACTGGCTGAAAGAAGCCAAACCGGACGTGGCGTGCCTCCAGGAGATCAAGACGGTGGACGAGGGCTTCCCCCGGCTCGAGATCGAAGAGCTCGGCTATAACGTCGAGACCGTAGGCCAGAAGACCTATAACGGCGTCGCCCTGCTTTCAAAGCGCCCGATCGAGGAGATCAGCCAGCGCGCTCTGCCCGGCGATGAGGAAGACGAGCAGGCGCGGTACATCGAGGCCGTCATCAGCGCAGACCATGGCCCGGTGCGGGTCGCGTCGATCTATCTGCCCAACGGCAATCCCGCGCCCGGCCCCAAATACGAGTACAAGCTCAACTGGATGAAGCGCCTGAAGGCGCACGCCAAATCGCTGCTGGCTCTGGAAGAGCCTGTCATTCTGGCGGGCGATTACAATCTCATCCCGCGCGACAGCGATGTGCATGACGCCGCCGCTTGGGAGGGCGACGCGCTGATCCGGCCTGAGAGCCGGGACGCCTTCGCGGAGATCCTGTGGCTTGGGTATTCAGAGGCGTTTATGCAGGCCGACGGGCGCGCCCACCAATACACCTTCTGGGATTATCAGGCCGGCGCCTGGCAGAGGAGTAACGGCATCCGCATCGACCACCTCCTTCTGAGCCCCCAGTCCGCCGATACGCTCAAATCCGTGGAGATCGCCAAGGATGTGCGCGGCAAGGAAAAAGCCTCTGACCACGTGCCCTTCATCGGAGTGTTCGAGCTGTGA
- a CDS encoding VOC family protein translates to MPSQTLAAVTYLVADYDEAIAWFKTALGFEVLSDDDLGDGKRWVEIGAGDGGVKLLLAKAKGVEQVAAIGAFAGDRVGFFLHTNNFDAKRQAMEINGVPFEEDTRTEPYGKVAVFRDLYGNRWDLLEPKA, encoded by the coding sequence ATGCCGTCTCAAACCCTCGCCGCGGTGACCTATCTGGTCGCGGACTATGACGAGGCCATCGCCTGGTTCAAGACCGCGCTCGGCTTTGAAGTTCTGAGCGATGACGATCTTGGAGACGGCAAGCGCTGGGTCGAGATCGGCGCAGGCGATGGCGGGGTGAAGCTTTTGCTCGCCAAGGCCAAGGGCGTCGAGCAAGTCGCCGCCATCGGCGCCTTCGCTGGTGACCGGGTGGGCTTTTTCCTGCACACGAACAACTTTGACGCCAAGCGCCAGGCCATGGAAATTAACGGCGTGCCGTTTGAAGAAGACACGCGGACCGAGCCCTATGGCAAGGTGGCGGTGTTTCGCGATCTTTACGGCAATCGCTGGGATCTGCTGGAGCCGAAGGCCTAG
- a CDS encoding DUF3137 domain-containing protein has translation MRDLTQAIEELTPWLESLETERKAAVSQCYKGVGIAFGGVAVFLIVSGLAGFPAPVMLVGSGLIVLGAMIWGNSALNTLRKTVKSGLNDRFASAFGMRYSAEVHNPVRFDAFREHGLLPGSDRKSFEDMFSGESYGADFDIYEAHLEERRRTKNRTYYVTVFRGVLIRINFPRTVEGVTLVTRDKGIFNGLEGWGKKLFSGRKLERVGLVDPTFEKAFEVYGTDQVMARYLLTPSFMERLLKLETELKGKNVRCVFDDALGDGDGRGELLIVAETGNKFEAGSMFKPLTDHDRVETLHGEFSMIDDIINTVLEPAREGGGVS, from the coding sequence ATGCGTGACCTGACCCAAGCCATTGAAGAGCTGACCCCCTGGCTTGAGAGCCTTGAGACAGAGCGCAAAGCCGCCGTCTCCCAATGCTATAAAGGTGTCGGAATCGCCTTTGGCGGCGTGGCCGTGTTCTTGATCGTATCGGGGCTCGCAGGCTTTCCCGCGCCGGTCATGCTGGTCGGCTCCGGACTGATCGTTCTGGGGGCCATGATCTGGGGCAACAGCGCCCTCAACACGCTGCGAAAGACCGTGAAGTCCGGCCTCAATGACCGGTTCGCCTCCGCCTTCGGCATGCGTTACAGCGCCGAAGTGCATAACCCGGTGCGGTTTGACGCCTTTCGCGAGCATGGCTTGCTGCCGGGCTCTGACCGGAAGAGCTTCGAGGACATGTTCTCAGGCGAATCTTACGGGGCGGATTTCGATATTTACGAAGCCCATCTTGAGGAACGCCGCCGCACAAAGAACCGCACCTATTACGTCACGGTGTTTCGCGGGGTGCTGATCCGCATCAACTTCCCGCGCACGGTCGAAGGCGTCACCCTGGTGACCCGCGACAAGGGTATCTTCAACGGGCTTGAAGGCTGGGGGAAGAAGCTGTTCAGCGGCCGCAAGCTTGAGCGGGTCGGCCTGGTGGATCCGACGTTCGAGAAAGCGTTTGAAGTCTACGGCACCGATCAGGTGATGGCGCGCTACCTTCTGACGCCCTCCTTCATGGAGCGCTTGCTGAAGCTCGAGACCGAGCTCAAGGGCAAGAATGTGCGCTGCGTGTTCGATGATGCGCTGGGCGATGGGGATGGCCGCGGGGAATTGCTGATCGTTGCGGAGACCGGCAACAAGTTTGAAGCGGGCTCCATGTTCAAACCGCTCACCGATCATGACCGCGTTGAGACCCTGCACGGCGAGTTCTCGATGATCGACGACATCATCAACACCGTGCTGGAGCCTGCGCGTGAAGGCGGCGGGGTCAGCTAG
- a CDS encoding DUF2497 domain-containing protein, with translation MAQDSAEQEPTMEEILASIRRIINEDEEEPKAEEAEAEAEPAPEPEPELEAEPEPEPEPEPEPEPEFEAEPEPEPEPEPEPDMDMDDALELTERVEDDEPVDLADDLMIMDREPEPEPEPEPEFEAEPEPEPVDEESLVDAAPASAAAGMFAALSENLRVSYQQGQTLESIVREMMRPMLKQWLDENLPSIVEEKVQAEIERIARRGR, from the coding sequence ATGGCTCAGGATAGTGCTGAACAAGAACCGACGATGGAGGAAATTCTCGCCTCCATTCGCCGTATCATTAACGAAGACGAAGAAGAGCCGAAGGCTGAAGAAGCCGAGGCTGAGGCCGAACCCGCCCCTGAGCCGGAACCCGAGCTTGAGGCGGAGCCTGAGCCGGAACCCGAGCCTGAGCCCGAGCCGGAGCCTGAATTCGAGGCTGAACCGGAACCTGAGCCTGAGCCGGAACCCGAGCCGGACATGGATATGGACGACGCGCTTGAGCTGACCGAGCGTGTCGAAGACGACGAGCCGGTCGATCTCGCCGATGATCTCATGATCATGGATCGCGAGCCGGAGCCTGAGCCGGAACCCGAGCCTGAGTTTGAGGCGGAACCGGAGCCGGAGCCTGTTGACGAAGAGTCTCTGGTCGACGCTGCGCCGGCTTCTGCCGCGGCTGGCATGTTCGCCGCTTTGTCTGAAAACCTGCGGGTTTCTTACCAGCAGGGACAGACGCTTGAATCCATCGTGCGTGAAATGATGCGCCCGATGCTCAAGCAGTGGCTGGATGAAAACCTGCCCTCAATCGTTGAGGAAAAAGTGCAGGCTGAAATCGAGCGTATTGCACGCCGGGGCCGTTAA
- a CDS encoding TolC family outer membrane protein, with protein MKRLLCAAALSVFSFSLAPMGMAQAQSLQETLVAAYESNPTLGAQRASLRQSEEGYFQARANVLPSLSANGSVGETLDTWGGAQESDSSSYGLTLNQSIYRGGRTRGSIDAALSRIEAARQQLRSTEQSVLLDAVSAHMNVVRDQQIIAIRSNNVEVLAEQLRAARDRFEVGEITRTDVAQAEARLSGARAQLSAAQAALAASRAGYARVTGVDPIQPVSAGPAEQAPDEFADAAEVAISRNPDLLAAQFAEMAAEHGVRVARGAQLPEVGLRASISEGRESDFSGQGRGSASVTASVTMPIFTGGLNRSNVRQARASADQARLSALTVRRQVIEGATNAWNNYLAALAVIESSRQAVRANEIAFEGVEQEALVGLRTTLDVLNAEQELLNSRLELVRAERDLTVASYALLQAMGQLDAASLALPVDAVDVESRFEESRGANFDLTPWN; from the coding sequence ATGAAACGTTTGCTGTGCGCCGCCGCACTGTCGGTTTTCTCGTTTAGTCTTGCGCCCATGGGGATGGCGCAGGCGCAGTCTCTTCAGGAGACGCTGGTCGCCGCCTATGAATCCAACCCCACGCTGGGCGCTCAGCGCGCCAGTCTGCGACAGTCCGAAGAAGGCTATTTCCAGGCCCGCGCCAACGTCTTGCCCAGCCTGTCCGCGAACGGCTCGGTCGGAGAGACGCTGGACACCTGGGGCGGTGCGCAAGAGAGCGACTCGTCCAGCTATGGCCTGACGCTGAACCAGTCCATTTATCGGGGTGGTCGCACGCGCGGCTCTATTGACGCCGCCCTCTCGCGAATCGAGGCGGCTCGCCAACAGCTGCGGTCCACCGAGCAGTCCGTGCTTCTGGATGCTGTCAGCGCGCATATGAATGTGGTCCGCGATCAGCAGATCATCGCCATCCGCAGCAATAACGTCGAGGTTCTGGCCGAACAGCTGCGCGCAGCGCGCGACCGGTTTGAAGTGGGTGAGATCACCCGCACCGACGTCGCCCAGGCTGAAGCGCGCCTGTCCGGGGCGCGGGCTCAGCTGTCTGCGGCGCAAGCGGCGCTGGCCGCTTCTCGCGCCGGGTACGCCCGGGTGACGGGCGTCGACCCGATCCAGCCTGTCAGCGCCGGGCCGGCCGAACAGGCGCCGGATGAATTCGCCGACGCTGCGGAAGTCGCGATCAGCCGCAATCCTGATCTGTTGGCCGCCCAGTTTGCAGAAATGGCCGCTGAACATGGCGTTCGAGTGGCGCGCGGCGCCCAATTGCCAGAAGTGGGGCTGCGGGCGTCCATATCTGAAGGCCGCGAGAGCGATTTCTCCGGCCAGGGTCGCGGGTCCGCCTCGGTCACGGCTTCAGTGACGATGCCGATTTTCACCGGCGGCCTGAACCGCTCGAACGTGCGTCAGGCGCGTGCTTCCGCTGATCAGGCGCGCTTGTCGGCTCTGACTGTGCGCCGTCAGGTGATCGAGGGCGCGACCAATGCGTGGAACAATTACCTCGCCGCGCTCGCCGTGATCGAATCAAGCCGTCAGGCGGTCCGGGCGAACGAAATCGCCTTTGAAGGCGTCGAGCAGGAGGCTCTTGTGGGGCTTCGGACCACGCTGGACGTGCTTAACGCCGAGCAGGAATTGCTGAACTCCCGGCTCGAGCTGGTGCGCGCGGAACGTGACCTGACTGTGGCCAGCTATGCGCTTCTGCAAGCCATGGGACAACTGGACGCCGCCAGCCTGGCTCTGCCGGTTGACGCTGTGGACGTCGAGTCGCGATTTGAAGAATCTCGAGGGGCTAACTTCGACTTAACGCCCTGGAATTAG
- a CDS encoding protein-L-isoaspartate O-methyltransferase family protein — protein sequence MSEFETARLAMVNSQIRPNDVTDHRIQDAMADIPRERFLPKSQAAKAYADTEARVAEGRFMLTPRDLAKLIQAADIRPTDVVLDVACGRGYSTAVLARLAETVVGLEQKDLGLAEKATDALNAIETDNAAVVEGELSKGVPGQGPFDVIIVNGAVAEPAQAWIDQLSVGGRLAVIVRDGTVGRARIYTKAQNTVGDRDIFDTTAPYLPGFEPEAKFAF from the coding sequence ATGTCCGAATTCGAGACCGCCCGCCTCGCCATGGTCAACAGCCAGATCCGTCCGAACGACGTGACGGATCATCGTATCCAGGATGCGATGGCTGACATTCCGCGTGAGCGGTTCTTGCCCAAATCCCAGGCCGCCAAGGCTTACGCAGACACCGAAGCGCGTGTGGCCGAAGGCCGCTTCATGCTGACGCCGCGTGATCTGGCCAAGCTGATTCAAGCTGCTGACATTCGCCCCACCGACGTGGTGCTGGATGTGGCGTGCGGCCGGGGATACTCCACCGCTGTGCTGGCCCGCCTCGCCGAGACGGTGGTCGGACTGGAGCAAAAAGATCTGGGCCTCGCCGAGAAAGCCACGGACGCGCTCAACGCCATCGAGACCGATAACGCCGCTGTCGTTGAAGGCGAGCTGTCAAAAGGCGTGCCGGGGCAAGGTCCGTTTGATGTGATCATCGTCAACGGCGCTGTGGCCGAGCCGGCCCAGGCCTGGATTGATCAGCTCAGCGTCGGCGGCCGTCTGGCTGTCATCGTCCGCGACGGAACTGTCGGCCGGGCGCGTATCTACACCAAGGCGCAGAATACGGTGGGCGATCGTGATATCTTCGACACGACCGCGCCCTATCTGCCGGGCTTTGAACCGGAGGCGAAATTCGCTTTCTAG
- a CDS encoding DUF962 domain-containing protein: MAERSATYQQFWPFYLREHAEAGTRYMHYAGTLIGTTILLAALLTQTWWAVLLWPLTGYGFAWVSHAFIERNKPATFIHPFWSFISDYRMTALAFTGRLKPELVKAGVLDHPHAHAAE; encoded by the coding sequence ATGGCTGAACGCAGCGCGACTTATCAACAATTCTGGCCCTTTTACCTTCGTGAACACGCCGAGGCGGGAACGCGATACATGCACTATGCGGGCACGCTTATCGGCACCACGATTCTGCTGGCTGCGCTACTGACGCAAACCTGGTGGGCGGTGCTGCTGTGGCCGTTGACCGGATATGGCTTCGCCTGGGTCAGCCACGCCTTCATCGAGCGCAACAAGCCGGCGACCTTCATTCATCCGTTCTGGTCTTTTATCAGCGATTACCGGATGACGGCGCTGGCCTTCACCGGCCGCCTCAAGCCCGAGCTGGTCAAGGCGGGTGTGCTCGATCATCCGCACGCGCACGCCGCCGAGTAA
- the proB gene encoding glutamate 5-kinase: MSDRQRVVVKIGSSLLANEEHLTLRYAFMHGVMEDVARLRDEGIDVVLTSSGAVAIGLSTIGVAPEEAGLLDKQAAAACGQPLLMNAYKQIALEYGFDIAQVLVTLDDLEDRRRFLNTKNTITRLIERGVMPIVNENDSVTTAELKVGDNDRLAAKVAQMVQADKLVILTSVDGLYDRNPEDEGAQHVPVVEDVSEYLEVTSSVSALGTGGMLTKMRAANMAQNAGVETLIGQGEVDRPVSALLKDERRHTKCVALGDPDSSWAIWLTDRLQQAGGLVVDEAMAEKLRKDRADIGRCDIVSVQGDFNKGDVLHIYDEGGEELARGMSNFTSAEILLLARNTDSTPSELLGYESKPRIIAADNMALIQDHHLTWEPPTDSVTLVG, translated from the coding sequence TTGTCTGATCGCCAACGCGTCGTTGTGAAAATTGGCTCATCCCTCCTCGCCAATGAGGAGCACCTCACTCTGCGCTACGCCTTCATGCACGGGGTGATGGAGGACGTCGCCCGTCTGCGCGACGAGGGCATTGACGTGGTTCTGACTTCGTCTGGAGCCGTGGCGATCGGTCTGTCCACTATCGGCGTCGCGCCGGAAGAGGCCGGGCTTCTGGACAAACAGGCCGCCGCCGCTTGCGGCCAGCCGCTCCTGATGAATGCTTACAAGCAGATCGCTCTGGAATACGGGTTTGATATTGCGCAGGTGCTGGTGACGCTGGACGATCTGGAAGATCGCCGCCGCTTCCTGAACACCAAGAACACCATCACGCGTCTGATCGAGCGCGGCGTGATGCCGATCGTCAATGAAAACGACTCTGTGACCACGGCCGAGCTGAAGGTGGGCGATAATGACCGCCTCGCCGCCAAGGTCGCGCAGATGGTTCAAGCCGACAAGCTGGTGATCCTCACCAGTGTTGACGGTCTGTATGACCGCAACCCCGAGGACGAGGGCGCCCAGCACGTGCCGGTAGTCGAGGATGTGTCTGAATATCTGGAAGTGACCAGCTCGGTCAGCGCTCTGGGTACGGGCGGCATGCTGACCAAGATGCGGGCCGCGAACATGGCCCAGAACGCCGGCGTGGAGACGCTGATCGGCCAAGGCGAAGTGGACCGTCCGGTCTCGGCGCTTTTGAAAGACGAGCGCCGCCATACCAAATGCGTCGCTCTGGGCGACCCCGACAGCTCATGGGCGATCTGGCTCACAGACCGGCTGCAGCAAGCGGGCGGACTGGTTGTTGATGAAGCCATGGCTGAAAAGCTGCGCAAGGACCGGGCGGACATCGGCCGCTGTGACATCGTCTCCGTTCAGGGCGATTTCAACAAAGGCGATGTGCTGCACATCTATGACGAAGGCGGCGAGGAGCTGGCCCGCGGCATGTCCAATTTCACATCGGCTGAAATCCTGCTGCTGGCCCGGAACACGGATTCCACTCCGTCTGAGCTGCTGGGATACGAATCAAAGCCGAGAATCATCGCCGCCGACAATATGGCCCTGATTCAGGACCACCACCTGACATGGGAACCTCCGACGGATTCCGTTACGCTGGTCGGCTGA